The window CCCGTCCGCGATGCGGTCATTGAGGACGAAGAGGACGGTGCGGCGCGAGGGGTCCAGGGTCAGGGTATGGAGCACCTGATTCAGGCCCGCCGGGTTCTTTCCGAGCATCACCTCCACGCGCCGGCCCTCGATCTCGAAGGCCTCCTGGCGGCCGAAAGCGGCGCGGAACCGGGGCAATGTCGCCAATAGCGCCTCTTCGGGCAGGCCCAGCGCCAGTGCCGCCGCAGTTGCTGCAAGCGCGTTGTACACGTTGTACAGCCCGCCTACGGCCATCTCGACCTTCACCCCCCGTTCCGCGGCGCCCAGGGTGAACGCCAGGCTGCGGCCGTCGCGCAGGTCTACTTCGCGCGCCGTGATCTGGGTGGAAGGCCGCATCCGGCCGCATTCCGGACAGCGCCAATGGCCGAGGTGACTGTAAAAAGCGATGCCGTACTCGTAGTCGCCGCCGCAGGTGCAGGTGATGGCGTCGGCGGCGTGCTCCAGGCAGCCGCGGTCGAGGGCCTTGTCGTTCACGCCGAAATAGACAGCACGATGGCGCGATGACTCGGCGAGGGACGCCACGGTAGGGTCGTCCGCGTTAAGCACCAGGGTCATCGTGTGCGCAGTCGCGGCGAGCGCCTCTCGCCAGCGCGCCGCGACAGCCTCGACCTCGCCGTAGCGGTCGAGCTGGTCTCGGAAGAGATTGGTGAAGACGGCCACGCGTGGCCGGAGGGCCTCGATTGCCTGCGGCAGCGCGGCTTCGTCGACCTCGAAGACGCCGATCGTGCGCTTGTCGTCGGCCAGCCCGCCGCCAGGTCCTGCGGCTGAGGCGAGCGTGCCGGCCAGGCCGCGCATGAGGTTCGATCCGCTAGCGTTGGCGAGCGGCCGGAGGCCGGCCGCCCGGGCGACGTCAGCGATCAGGTGGGAGGTCGTGGTCTTGCCGTTCGTGCCGGTGATGACCACCGAGCCCCTGCCGAGGCCGCGGGCCAGTTCGGCCACGAGGTGGGGCTGCAGCGCCAGGCCTACTAGCCCGCCGATGGCAGTGCCGCCGCCTTTGGCCAGGACGCGGCTAGCGGTCGCGGCGGCTTTCGCCGACCAGACGGCGGCGAGCGTACGTGGTGATGGCATGGCGTCAGGGCTGGCCCGCGAAGCGGGGGCGGTTGACCACGCGGCTGGCAATGATCCGCAGCAGCGATTCCTTGCTTACGACGCCGACGACGCGGTCCTCGAGGACGACGGGCAGGTGCCAGACCTCCTCGGCCTCCATTCTCTGCAGGAGCTTCGCGGCGTCGTCGGACGGCGAGGCGGTAGGGGCCAGTTCGGCCCGCACCATCGTCTCCTCGGCGGTCGAGAGGCCGCGCCGTTCGGGAGGGATGGCGTGTAGTTCCTTTTCCGTGACCACGCCCAGCACCTGGTCGTCCTCATTGGCCACGAAGAGCATGAAGCGGCGGCGGCGTCCGCCCCTGTCCCGGAGCATCGCGAGGCTGGCGCGCCGGTCTACGGTCTCCAGGTCGCGGGTCATGAGGTCCTCGGCGCGGTAGCGGGCCAGCGTGTCGAGCGCCTGGGCCTGCACCCAACTCTGGCGGGCCGAGCCCTCGAGGAAGATGCCCAGCACGAGGAACCAGACGCCGCTCCAGGGGTCCATGAAGTCGAACGCCCGCAGCAGGGCCACCGTACCCAGCGCCATCAGCCCGTAACCCAGACCTCGGCCGAGGAGCGTAGCCCAGCGCGTCGCGCCGTAGAAGTTACCGCTGATACCCCAGAGCAGGGAGCGCACCACCCGGCCGCCGTCCATCGGGAAGCCCGGCGCCAGGTTGAAGATGCCGACGATCACGTTCATGAAGAAGAGCCACTCCAGGACCAGCGGGACGGGACGGTCCTCGGCAGAGCCGAGGAGCCACCAGGCGACGAAGAACAGCCCGCCGAGGGCGATGCTCGTGAGCGGGCCGACAATCGCCATCAGAAACTCGTGCAGGGGCCGCTTTGCCTCGGAGGTGATTTGGGCCACACCGCCGAAAATGAACAGCGTGATACCACGGACGGGAATGCCCTGCTTCCGCGCGACCACACTGTGGGCTAGCTCGTGCACCAGGATGGAGGCGAAGAAGACGACACCGCTGGCGAGGGCCATGGCCCAGTGGACCGCCTTGTCGTCCCTGTAACGGGAGCCCTCCGGAATGATCTCGGGGTAGATCTGGAGCGCCAGGATGCTCGTCACGAACGCCAGGGTTATAAACCAGGAAACGTTGACCTGGATCGGGATGCCAAGGACCCGCAAGAGAGGTATGTTGCCGTTCAAGTTCTCCGCCAGTCATTCTCCGCGCGCTAGAGCGGTTCAGGACGCCGGCCGGTCGAGCTCCTGCCTCACATATTACGTTGCCAGCCCGGTGGACTGTCGTGTTGCCTGAGTTACAGATGGCGCAAGGCGCGGCTCGGGCGGGCGGAAGCCGCGCAGGCGGAGCGAGTTCAGCATCACGGAGACGCTGCTGAACGCCATCGCGGCGCCGGCGAGCATCGGGTTCAGGAAGCCGTACTCGCCAAAGATCCACCCCAGGCCTTCGGGTACGCCTCCATCGCTGAACAGCGGGTACAGGATCCCCGCGGCCACGGGAATGAGGGCGACGTTGTAGAAGAACGCCCAGAACAGGTTCTGGCGTATGGTCCGCATCGTCGCCTTGCTCAACGCGATGGCGGTCGAGATGCCGCGCGGGTCGCCGCGCATCAGGGTTATGTCGGAGGCCTCCATCGCGACGTCCGCGCCGGTTCCGATAGCTATGCCGACATCGGCCTGCGCCAGCGCCGGGGCGTCGTTTATGCCGTCGCCGACCATCGCCACGATACGCCCCCCGGCCTGCAACTCGCGCACCTTCTCGACCTTCTGGTCAGGCAGCACCTCGGCGATGACCTCGTCGATGCCCACCTGCCGGGCCACCGCCTCGGCCGTGGCCCGGTTGTCGCCCGTAAGGAGGACGACACGTATGCCGAGCGCATGCAGTGCTGCCACTGCTTCGGCGGCTCCGTGCTTCACCGTATCGGCGACAGCGATCACGGCCGCTACCTCGCCCCCGACCGCCAGGTACATGGTCGTCCGCGCGGCGCGCGTCAGGTCTTCACCCCGCGCGGCTAGAGTGGCAGGCACCTGGATTCCCATCTCCTGCATGAGGCGCAGGTTGCCGAAGAGCACCTGCACGCCCTCGACGGCGGCGCGAATGCCCCGGCCGGACAGGGCCTCGAAGTCCTCGGCGTCCGGCACCTCGATGCTGCGCTCGCGCGAGGCGTTCATGATCGCCTCGGCGAGCGGGTGCTCCGAGCCGCGCTCGACGGCCGCGGCGAGGCGCAGCGCCTCGGCCTCCGTCCAGCCATCCGCGACGACAATGTCGGTGACCCGGGGCGAGCCTTCCGTGATGGTGCCGGTCTTGTCGAGGACCACGGTCTGGATCCTGTGGGCCATTTCCAGCGCGGCGCCGCTTCGGATCAAGACCCCGCTCTCGGCCCCCTTGCCTGTCCCGACCATGATCGCCGTAGGCGTAGCCAGCCCGAGGGCGCAAGGGCAGGCGATGATGAGCACCGCCACGGCATTCAGGGTCGCATAGATGACGGCTCCCTCCGGCCCCACGAGGGACCAGAGCAAGAACGTGAGGGCGGCGATCACCAGCACCGCCGGCACGAAAACCGACGCCACCGCGTCCGCAAGGCGCTGCACCGGTGCCTTCGAGCCCTGGGCCTCTTCGACCAGACGGATGATCTGCGCCAGGGCCGTCTGCTTGCCGACGCGAGTCGCCTCCATGCGGAAGACGCCGAGCTTGTTGATCGTCGCGCCGAAGACGCGGTCCCCCTGGCGTTTCTCGACCGGGATGCTCTCTCCCGTAAGCATCGACTCGTCCACCGACGACCTGCCCTCGATGACGACACCATCGACGGGCACCTTCTCGCCGGGCCGGACGACGACGATATCGCCGACCTCGACCTCGTCGACCGGCACGTCGATCTCCCGGCCCTCGCGGACAACGCGCGCAGTGCGGGCGCGCAGGCCCAGGAGGCGCTTGATGGCGCCGGCGGTGCTGCTCTTCGCCTTCGCCTCCAGCCAGCGGCCGAAGAGGATCAGGGCGATGATGATGACAGCCGCCTCGTAATAGACCGGCGGCCTGTCGCCCAGGACGTGGTCGTGTGCCCGGTGCGCGCTCGCGAAGAGCGACGGCCAGAAGGTGACGATCGCGCTATACACGAAGGCCGCGCTAGTGCCCAGGGCGATCAGGGTGTTCATGTCGGTCGTGCGGTGCTTCAGGTTCCGCCAAGTCAGTTCGTAGAACTGCCAGCCAGCCCAGACCTGAACCGGCAAGGCGAGCAGGAAGAAGCCGTAGAGGACTTCCTGGACCGTGAAGTAGTCCCGCAGGAATTCCATGCCCCACTCTGAGCCGGCGGCCATGAGCAGTGCGCCCGAGACGCCGGAGAGTATCCACTTGCGGCGCAGCTCTGCCTGGTGGCGCGCCTGTTCTGCCGCCTGCCGGTCCTCGATTTCGTCGGTCTGCTCCCGCAGCTCGTAGCCCGCGGCCGCGGCTGCAGCCTTGAGGTCGCGGATGTCGATGGCGCCGGGGAGGAAGGAGACGGCGGCGCGGGCGGTCGAAAAGTTGACGCTTGCGCCGGTCACGCCCGTCTGTTCGCGCAGGAGCAACTCGATGGCCTTCGCGTCCGCCGGCGATGTCATGCCGCGCACCTCGAAGACCACGCCCTCGCGGCGCGGCTCGTAGCCGGCGCCTTCGATTGCGGCGAGCAGCGCGTCGACTGGGACGTCCGGCTCGAAGGCGACCGTCGCCTTCTCGGAAGCGAGATTCACGGTCGCCTCGGCGACGCCCGGGACCTTCTTCAGGGCGCGCTCGACGCGCGCAACGCAAGAGGCGCAGGTCATGCCGCCAACGCCGATGGTCAGTATCCGGGTCTTGTTCTCAGTTTCGGTTGCCATGGAGCCTCCCGGGCGAGCGCCACGCCTCCCCAAATGCCCTCGGGACGCCGGGCTTGCCCTGCTAGCGGGTTGCGAGCTGGTACAGCTCCAGCAGCTCGCTTATCACCTCGTTTTCGCGGCCGTCCTTGATGCCGTGCACGACGCAGCCGTGCAGGTGGCCTTCGAGGATCATCGCCTCCATCTTTTCGATAGCGCGCCGGACGGCGAAGGTCTGCTTGAGGACGTCGACGCAGTACTTGTCTTCCTCGATCATGCGCCTGATGCCGTTGAGGTGGCCCTCGATGTAGCTGAGGCGCTTGAGCACCTCCTGCTTCGAAGATGTGTCTACGGGCTT of the Dehalococcoidia bacterium genome contains:
- a CDS encoding heavy metal translocating P-type ATPase; this encodes MATETENKTRILTIGVGGMTCASCVARVERALKKVPGVAEATVNLASEKATVAFEPDVPVDALLAAIEGAGYEPRREGVVFEVRGMTSPADAKAIELLLREQTGVTGASVNFSTARAAVSFLPGAIDIRDLKAAAAAAGYELREQTDEIEDRQAAEQARHQAELRRKWILSGVSGALLMAAGSEWGMEFLRDYFTVQEVLYGFFLLALPVQVWAGWQFYELTWRNLKHRTTDMNTLIALGTSAAFVYSAIVTFWPSLFASAHRAHDHVLGDRPPVYYEAAVIIIALILFGRWLEAKAKSSTAGAIKRLLGLRARTARVVREGREIDVPVDEVEVGDIVVVRPGEKVPVDGVVIEGRSSVDESMLTGESIPVEKRQGDRVFGATINKLGVFRMEATRVGKQTALAQIIRLVEEAQGSKAPVQRLADAVASVFVPAVLVIAALTFLLWSLVGPEGAVIYATLNAVAVLIIACPCALGLATPTAIMVGTGKGAESGVLIRSGAALEMAHRIQTVVLDKTGTITEGSPRVTDIVVADGWTEAEALRLAAAVERGSEHPLAEAIMNASRERSIEVPDAEDFEALSGRGIRAAVEGVQVLFGNLRLMQEMGIQVPATLAARGEDLTRAARTTMYLAVGGEVAAVIAVADTVKHGAAEAVAALHALGIRVVLLTGDNRATAEAVARQVGIDEVIAEVLPDQKVEKVRELQAGGRIVAMVGDGINDAPALAQADVGIAIGTGADVAMEASDITLMRGDPRGISTAIALSKATMRTIRQNLFWAFFYNVALIPVAAGILYPLFSDGGVPEGLGWIFGEYGFLNPMLAGAAMAFSSVSVMLNSLRLRGFRPPEPRLAPSVTQATRQSTGLAT
- a CDS encoding metal-sensitive transcriptional regulator, with the translated sequence MTLESVDRKPVDTSSKQEVLKRLSYIEGHLNGIRRMIEEDKYCVDVLKQTFAVRRAIEKMEAMILEGHLHGCVVHGIKDGRENEVISELLELYQLATR
- a CDS encoding site-2 protease family protein, translated to MNGNIPLLRVLGIPIQVNVSWFITLAFVTSILALQIYPEIIPEGSRYRDDKAVHWAMALASGVVFFASILVHELAHSVVARKQGIPVRGITLFIFGGVAQITSEAKRPLHEFLMAIVGPLTSIALGGLFFVAWWLLGSAEDRPVPLVLEWLFFMNVIVGIFNLAPGFPMDGGRVVRSLLWGISGNFYGATRWATLLGRGLGYGLMALGTVALLRAFDFMDPWSGVWFLVLGIFLEGSARQSWVQAQALDTLARYRAEDLMTRDLETVDRRASLAMLRDRGGRRRRFMLFVANEDDQVLGVVTEKELHAIPPERRGLSTAEETMVRAELAPTASPSDDAAKLLQRMEAEEVWHLPVVLEDRVVGVVSKESLLRIIASRVVNRPRFAGQP
- a CDS encoding MurT ligase domain-containing protein, which gives rise to MPSPRTLAAVWSAKAAATASRVLAKGGGTAIGGLVGLALQPHLVAELARGLGRGSVVITGTNGKTTTSHLIADVARAAGLRPLANASGSNLMRGLAGTLASAAGPGGGLADDKRTIGVFEVDEAALPQAIEALRPRVAVFTNLFRDQLDRYGEVEAVAARWREALAATAHTMTLVLNADDPTVASLAESSRHRAVYFGVNDKALDRGCLEHAADAITCTCGGDYEYGIAFYSHLGHWRCPECGRMRPSTQITAREVDLRDGRSLAFTLGAAERGVKVEMAVGGLYNVYNALAATAAALALGLPEEALLATLPRFRAAFGRQEAFEIEGRRVEVMLGKNPAGLNQVLHTLTLDPSRRTVLFVLNDRIADGRDISWIWDADFEAAAGRFDVVVCSGTRAEEMALRLKYAEWDEA